Proteins encoded by one window of Pseudomonas tructae:
- a CDS encoding FecR family protein, whose product MNPSPNTPHPSEPGDREQQALDWFTRLRASDLSVEERQAFEQWRQAPENARTFAEVELFWQQLELPARRLHKIERRAAPRSWGGWAVAASILLISGLVMLQLPLLQRLNSDVATAVGERRQIQLADGSRLTLDSASAVDVDLRGPVRKLRLVQGQMFIEVTHDGRPFVVDIDDAQVQVLGTRFSVSRGRDHDEVVLLKGKVEVSSAGDKRMLAPGERVTLSGSRLDQVEKVDAERLLAWREGQLRVREVPLRQVLEQLAQYQGSRLLYIDEQVGRRRVSGSFNLDQAGSAIDALARTQNLNVSNLAGQWVIVR is encoded by the coding sequence ATGAACCCATCGCCCAACACACCTCATCCAAGCGAACCAGGCGACCGGGAACAACAAGCCCTGGACTGGTTTACCCGGCTGCGTGCCAGCGACCTCAGCGTCGAAGAGCGCCAGGCCTTCGAACAGTGGCGCCAGGCCCCCGAAAACGCCCGGACCTTTGCCGAGGTCGAGCTGTTCTGGCAACAGCTGGAACTGCCGGCGCGTCGCCTGCACAAGATCGAACGCCGCGCCGCGCCGCGCTCCTGGGGCGGTTGGGCAGTGGCGGCGAGCATCTTGCTGATCAGTGGCCTGGTCATGCTGCAGCTGCCGTTGCTGCAGCGCCTGAACAGCGATGTTGCCACCGCCGTTGGCGAGCGCCGGCAGATCCAGCTGGCCGATGGCTCGCGGCTGACCCTGGACAGTGCCAGTGCGGTGGATGTCGACCTGCGCGGACCGGTGCGCAAGCTGCGTTTGGTGCAAGGGCAGATGTTCATTGAAGTGACCCATGACGGTCGGCCCTTCGTGGTCGACATCGATGACGCCCAGGTGCAGGTATTGGGTACGCGCTTCTCGGTCAGCCGCGGTCGCGATCACGATGAAGTGGTACTGCTCAAGGGCAAGGTCGAGGTCAGCAGCGCCGGTGACAAACGCATGCTTGCCCCCGGTGAACGCGTAACCCTGAGCGGCAGTCGCCTGGACCAGGTCGAGAAAGTCGATGCCGAACGCTTGCTGGCCTGGCGCGAAGGGCAACTGCGGGTCCGTGAAGTGCCATTGCGCCAGGTGCTGGAGCAACTTGCCCAGTACCAGGGCAGTCGCCTGCTGTACATCGACGAACAAGTCGGTCGGCGCCGAGTCAGTGGCAGCTTCAACCTCGACCAGGCCGGCAGTGCCATCGATGCCCTGGCGCGTACCCAGAACCTCAACGTGAGCAATCTGGCCGGGCAATGGG